The sequence below is a genomic window from Zygosaccharomyces rouxii strain CBS732 chromosome D complete sequence.
GGATTGTCATTATGTGAAAAGAGAGTGGTTTTCAGTGAACTGCATCTTGTTGGTAAGGCACCATGGAATAGGAGTGAACTATTTGACGTTAAAACACTTTTCGAAAGAACATATCTttatcatttgaaaaacatcTACTCCTTGGATATTCAGAACAAGAATCATAGAATAATATCTCGGGATTTGAATGTAATCAACCAACTtaattttggtaattttgatgaagaatggCACAATTATTTTATTGAATGTCctaatttgaagaaaattgaaaatacCAAATATCCTATTCGCACCAGTGATGAACCCTTCAAATTACCCAAGTGTGAATCCATATCCTTGACACACTATGTGAATGGTATTCATTATCAACCAATAGATGGGTTTAAAGTATCTGGGGAGTTGAAGCTAGTCCCCACTCTGAGATCTGCAGATCCTGAATTCTACAATTTGCACTTTgctaatttgaaaaagttgaaattggtaCTCGGTGATTCAGAGAGCCATTCGATTAGGTTCCACAATTGTCAATTTGATTCTCTTGAATCTCTTGATTGTGCATCTTGTTTGATTCCATGGACCAACTTTACAGATTCGGGAGTTCGATTGAAACATATCAGGCTCAGTTTGACTACTGATGAACAAGCTAAATGGCTTTGTGAATGTCCctaccaattggaaagaatatCAGTTGCATCATATGGCGTGTGGTCACCAGCTTCGCCGAATATTTCACATTTGCCATTGGAAGTCATGAAGTGTCAAGCTGTCGATCTGGAGATTCAATCAATATGGCACTGTTATCTATGTCATGTCCTAGTGGTACCTACTGTCGGAATTACTACCGATCTAACAATCACTATTAAGGAAGCATCACTGTTGCAATCAATTCTCGATAATCACTTACCCATGGACAAGTGGGGGATCAACTTGGAGAACGATTGCATAATTTTAAGAGTACCATCAGTCAAGCGTTTTACTATCTCTGTTACAGATAGGAGCAATTTCGGTATGGGAAATAGTGGGCCAAGCATGCCCTTCTCGAGTGCGGTAGGCGGTTCTTCACAGGCTGATTATTCaaacattttctttgacACTAATGCATCTATTCAGAACTACGCAGTTTCTCCATCAGCATTTCGGAGAAAGAGTTCAGGTGCTGATAGTGCAACTGCTAGAAGACAAAGTGCCATCGCTAGTTTGACAAGTTATCCGACACACCCAGGTTCTGTAAAAAATAGAAGAAGCTCTTCAGCTTCCTCTTCAATAAGTGGTACATCATTGCTTAAGACATGTAAGTTTGTACCATTTGGTAACTGTCCTGAGACAATCACCGTTAGTCTAGCCGCATTGGATGCTTCCGTCATATCTTGGGAGGAAGTGAAAACTAATAGAATCATGTTACTACAGGTACTAGTTCAGGAACCTGATTCTGAATTGTATTGCCTGGATGATTCGATTCATCCACTTTCGGAGCAAATCACCCAGGTCCTGAAATATCCCTACCATATTTCACTACAAGGAATGATCGTGGAAAGATTTCAAGTTGTTGTTAATCTCGAGGCTCTAGGTCTCGATATTCAGCGATGCCAGAGGAACCAATTTGCCGCTGATTTGCAACAGTATTTGGCATTTAAAGGACATGATCTGAAGGTCTTTACAGAATCAGAAAAGAACTGTCGTGTTTCTgttcttctcaaattttgattaaTGGTAAATGGGATTAAAAATCTACAGAGATAAGCTCGGGTTTTAGGTTTCATAAATGTACAAAGTGAAATATAGTTACTTGTTTTCTAATGCCTGCTGACCGTTCTTCTCGTTAAGCGTTTTCGTTCTCCGGTTGGGAGGGTGCTGAAGGCCTACTATCAGGCATCTGTGTTGCTGGATCACTTCCATCCACTGGAGCTGCCTGTGTCTCATTTTGGGAACCTCCCTTTGTGTCTTCTCCCTCTTGCTTATCTGTCTCAGCTGTTGTTGGCTGTATCTGAACTGGAGCATCAGGTTCCTGCCCAGAAGGCTCCTCAGCGTTCCTCTCAGAATTATCCTTAAGTGGTTCTGGTCTCCTGAATTCTTCctgatcttgatcttgtGTTTGAGCTTGACCCTGCTCCTGGTCTTTATGTTCCCCTTCAGGTTCCTTCGTTTTATCTGCGTTTCCTGAGGCAGCAACTGATTCTgtagatttttcttcagaagtCTCCACAGGTGCTGTTTTGGTCTCTGTGTCAATAgattttgattcaattgactCGTCTACTTGTTCGGAATTGGTAACTGGCTTCTCAACATTCTCGATATTAACCTTTGCCTTTTTGCGTGAATtctcttccaattcttcttcgtGAGCTCTCTTTCTCCTTTGCTTTTCAGCGATATAGTTTCTAGCCTCTTCTAGTTTGGATATATGTGGTTGTTTAGTCTCCTGTAAGATGCTTTGGAACAATTCCCTTTTTTTATCCCTCTGTGATTCCATCAAAGAAGGATTGAATAGACCGTTGATACCAACATTCTCGTCGACCTTGTTAAATTCGAATAAATACTGCGATCTCAAAGATCTTAAGTATTGCCATTCCTTTATCACTTTATCATCATATTCAGCGGTAGGTGTTACAGGTTCACCAGAATTGAACTTTTCATGGAGTGAATCGTACAGTTCTTTAACACTTTCTTGCGGTCTTTTAATGTTCTCTAATCCTGTGTTAATCTTCCACACATTGTTTACGAGTTTATTCCCCATTTCAACgaaaccaaattttttgaatgaGTAGTTGAAAGTCAGCGGCTCTAATGAATGCTCGAAAacttgaaaattttgaaacacTTTAAAGCCATCTGCCTTAGCCTCGAGGAAAATTTTATCCTTGGTAGCCAATCGTTGAATCAATGAGGCTAATGGAGGATCacgatgacgataaaaCTTGCTTATACGGTTGTCCAGAATATGGTTACAAAGCGCCGAAGTTTTTCTCCGATTAGGTTCATCAAGgttatcaaaatttat
It includes:
- a CDS encoding uncharacterized protein (conserved hypothetical protein): MELPSEILELVVSQGLDSCQTSISWMQISPVFQKVVTDLLGVVVLQDGVRDLQDMDVPFDYKRLMSKFNTLYVSTDYPNAEQLLEFIKKYMHLLIVIQSDRNYSDVLASLLVSIAQDCTKGTTICVIYCSFQNYLSKLYFRGLSLCEKRVVFSELHLVGKAPWNRSELFDVKTLFERTYLYHLKNIYSLDIQNKNHRIISRDLNVINQLNFGNFDEEWHNYFIECPNLKKIENTKYPIRTSDEPFKLPKCESISLTHYVNGIHYQPIDGFKVSGELKLVPTLRSADPEFYNLHFANLKKLKLVLGDSESHSIRFHNCQFDSLESLDCASCLIPWTNFTDSGVRLKHIRLSLTTDEQAKWLCECPYQLERISVASYGVWSPASPNISHLPLEVMKCQAVDLEIQSIWHCYLCHVLVVPTVGITTDLTITIKEASLLQSILDNHLPMDKWGINLENDCIILRVPSVKRFTISVTDRSNFGMGNSGPSMPFSSAVGGSSQADYSNIFFDTNASIQNYAVSPSAFRRKSSGADSATARRQSAIASLTSYPTHPGSVKNRRSSSASSSISGTSLLKTCKFVPFGNCPETITVSLAALDASVISWEEVKTNRIMLLQVLVQEPDSELYCLDDSIHPLSEQITQVLKYPYHISLQGMIVERFQVVVNLEALGLDIQRCQRNQFAADLQQYLAFKGHDLKVFTESEKNCRVSVLLKF